The sequence below is a genomic window from Methanobrevibacter sp. V74.
TTCACATGGTTGCAAACGGTGAAAGTATTGCTAAAGCCTCAAAAAACATTAATATTTCAAGAAAAACCGGTGAACGATGGGTCAAACAATATAATGAAAATGGCATTGCTGGCTTATTTTCAAATTATTCCAATTGTGGTAGAAAATCTTACCTAACTGACCAACAATTAAATGAATTAAAAGAAATTATCACTGGAAATGAAGAAAAATATAATTTAAAAGATGTGAAAAATCTTATTAAAGAAAAATATGGAATAACATACAGTGAAAAGCAAATATGGGTCATTACAAGACAAAAACTAAATTTAAACTATGGAAAACCATTTCATCAAATATAACACTCGTCCAGAAAACCCCGAAGAAGATCTTAAAAAAAACTAACTTTCATTGATTTAAAAACCGAATATTTTGCTTTTTTGGACGAAACATCATGTCAAAATGTTCCAAATGTTACAAGAGTATTATACACTCCAGGAGAAAAAAAATATACAAAGAAAACATCCAGTAAAAATTGGAATAAATGTAACTGGTTTCCAAGGAATTAATTGCAACTCATACATGGAAGTAAACACAAAAAATAATGCATTTCAATTTATAAATTACATTATG
It includes:
- a CDS encoding helix-turn-helix domain-containing protein — translated: MSYRYMLMEKFNNKIKKHLELSEIAEMLKEYRKYYDVYRRLLVIHMVANGESIAKASKNINISRKTGERWVKQYNENGIAGLFSNYSNCGRKSYLTDQQLNELKEIITGNEEKYNLKDVKNLIKEKYGITYSEKQIWVITRQKLNLNYGKPFHQI